In Cellvibrio polysaccharolyticus, a genomic segment contains:
- the tkt gene encoding transketolase, with translation MPSRTELANAIRVLSMDAVQKANSGHPGAPMGMADIAEVLWNDFLKHNPKNPSWADRDRFVLSNGHGSMLTYSLLHLSGYDLPIEELKQFRQLHSKTPGHPELGYTPGVETTTGPLGQGIANGVGMAVAEKILAAQFNREGHDIVDHYTYVFLGDGCMMEGVSHESCSLAGTLGLGKLIAFYDDNGISIDGHVEGWFTDDTPKRFEAYGWHVIRSVDGHDANAVRAAVEAARAETGKPTLICCKTVIGFGSPNKQGSHDSHGSPLGNDEVALVRKTLGWAHEPFVIPQNVYDGWDATAKGAAAEKAWQDKLAAYRAAHPELAAEYERRVVNNELPENFAEVANAFIAESQAKGEKIASRKASQNSIAAYAAVLPELLGGSADLAGSNLTIVKSSKGIEAADASGNYIYYGVREFGMSAIMNGISAHGGFIAYGATFLMFQQYAANAVRMSALMKLRNVFVYTHDSIGQGEDGPTHQPIEVLGTLRLTPNLETWRPADATESAVAWKAAIERKTGPSALVFSRQNLDPINRTDAQVADIARGGYILSDSEGELDAILIATGSEVSITLQAAEKLRAAGRKVRVVSMPSTSVYDQQDAAYKESVLPLSVLNRVAVETAHADYWAKYVGLDGRVVGMTTFGESAPGGVLMEHFGFTVDNIVNTVEELLQD, from the coding sequence ATGCCTTCTCGTACCGAACTTGCCAACGCCATCCGCGTTCTCAGTATGGATGCTGTCCAGAAAGCCAATTCCGGACACCCGGGCGCTCCCATGGGAATGGCAGACATTGCCGAAGTCCTCTGGAATGATTTCCTGAAGCACAACCCGAAAAACCCGTCATGGGCTGATCGCGACCGTTTTGTACTGTCCAACGGTCACGGCTCCATGCTGACTTACTCTTTGCTGCACCTTTCCGGCTACGACCTGCCGATTGAAGAGCTGAAGCAATTCCGTCAGTTACATTCGAAAACTCCGGGTCACCCGGAACTGGGCTACACCCCGGGCGTTGAAACCACTACCGGCCCGCTGGGTCAGGGTATTGCCAACGGCGTCGGTATGGCCGTTGCTGAAAAAATCCTCGCTGCCCAATTCAACCGTGAAGGTCACGACATTGTTGACCATTACACCTACGTATTCCTCGGCGATGGCTGCATGATGGAAGGTGTATCTCACGAATCCTGCTCACTGGCCGGTACTCTGGGCCTGGGCAAACTGATCGCTTTCTATGATGACAACGGTATCTCCATCGACGGCCACGTTGAAGGCTGGTTCACCGATGACACGCCGAAGCGTTTTGAAGCTTACGGCTGGCATGTTATCCGCTCGGTAGATGGTCACGATGCCAATGCCGTTCGCGCTGCGGTAGAAGCTGCCCGTGCAGAAACCGGCAAGCCAACCCTGATTTGCTGTAAAACCGTTATCGGTTTCGGTTCGCCGAACAAACAAGGCTCTCACGATTCTCACGGTTCGCCGCTGGGTAACGATGAAGTGGCACTGGTGCGTAAAACCCTCGGCTGGGCTCACGAGCCGTTTGTTATTCCGCAAAATGTCTACGACGGTTGGGACGCAACTGCCAAAGGCGCTGCTGCTGAAAAAGCCTGGCAAGACAAACTGGCTGCTTACCGCGCTGCTCACCCGGAGCTGGCTGCTGAATACGAGCGTCGTGTGGTTAACAACGAACTGCCGGAAAACTTTGCAGAAGTTGCCAATGCATTTATTGCAGAAAGCCAGGCCAAAGGCGAAAAAATTGCCAGCCGTAAAGCCTCTCAAAACAGCATCGCCGCTTATGCTGCGGTACTGCCGGAACTGCTGGGCGGTTCTGCTGACCTCGCCGGTTCCAACCTGACCATCGTTAAATCGTCCAAAGGTATCGAAGCTGCAGATGCCAGCGGTAACTACATTTATTACGGTGTGCGTGAATTCGGTATGAGCGCCATCATGAACGGTATTTCTGCCCACGGCGGTTTCATCGCTTACGGCGCTACCTTCCTGATGTTCCAGCAATACGCCGCTAACGCTGTGCGTATGTCTGCGCTGATGAAACTGCGTAACGTGTTTGTTTACACCCACGACTCTATCGGTCAGGGTGAAGACGGCCCGACTCACCAGCCAATCGAAGTACTGGGCACTCTGCGTTTGACGCCGAACCTGGAAACCTGGCGTCCGGCCGATGCCACCGAATCAGCCGTTGCCTGGAAAGCCGCTATCGAGCGCAAAACCGGCCCGTCTGCTCTGGTATTCAGCCGTCAGAACCTTGACCCGATCAACCGTACCGATGCACAGGTTGCTGACATCGCTCGCGGTGGTTACATCCTGTCTGACAGCGAAGGCGAGCTGGATGCCATCCTGATCGCTACCGGTTCGGAAGTTTCCATTACTCTGCAAGCGGCTGAAAAACTGCGTGCCGCCGGTCGCAAAGTGCGTGTGGTTTCCATGCCGAGCACCAGCGTATACGACCAGCAAGATGCAGCTTATAAAGAATCGGTTCTGCCGCTGTCTGTACTGAACCGTGTTGCGGTTGAAACTGCACACGCTGACTACTGGGCAAAATACGTGGGCCTCGATGGCCGCGTCGTCGGTATGACCACTTTTGGTGAATCTGCACCAGGTGGCGTACTGATGGAACACTTCGGCTTTACCGTTGACAACATCGTCAACACCGTAGAAGAGTTACTGCAAGACTGA
- a CDS encoding phosphoglycerate kinase, whose product MTVKLMKDQDLAGKRVLIREDLNVPLDNGRITSTVRIDAAIPTIKAALEKGAKVAVMSHLGRPDEGVYEESSSLAPVAKYLSEKLGREVPLVKDWVDGYTSDSDLVLLENVRFNVGEGKNSDELAKKMAALCDVFVMDAFGTAHRAQASTHGVAKFAPVAVAGPLLSAELEALGKVLDNPARPLVAIVGGSKVSSKLSVLEAVSKIADTLIVGGGISNTFVASAGNEVGNSLYEKDLIPEAQRLRAATDVVFATDVRVTKEGFKAWNHNSVAVAKKANEIQADEEIIDYGPETAARVADIIKNAKTILWNGPCGVFEFDAFAQGTETISRAIADSEGFSVAGGGDTLAAIDKWNLADKISYVSTGGGAFLEFVEGKKLPAVAILEERAKG is encoded by the coding sequence ATGACTGTAAAATTAATGAAAGACCAGGATCTCGCCGGTAAGCGCGTACTGATTCGTGAAGACCTGAACGTACCTTTGGATAACGGTCGCATCACCAGCACCGTGCGTATTGACGCTGCCATTCCTACCATCAAGGCCGCGCTGGAAAAAGGCGCAAAAGTTGCCGTTATGTCTCACCTCGGCCGTCCGGACGAAGGCGTGTACGAAGAATCTTCTTCATTGGCACCGGTAGCCAAATACCTCAGCGAAAAACTCGGCCGTGAAGTGCCGCTGGTAAAAGACTGGGTAGACGGTTACACCAGTGACAGCGACCTGGTATTGCTGGAAAACGTTCGCTTCAATGTTGGCGAAGGTAAAAATTCCGATGAGTTGGCGAAAAAAATGGCCGCTCTGTGTGACGTATTTGTTATGGACGCCTTTGGCACCGCACACCGTGCGCAAGCGTCTACCCATGGCGTAGCCAAATTTGCACCGGTAGCGGTTGCCGGCCCGCTGTTGTCTGCTGAACTGGAAGCGCTGGGCAAAGTGCTCGACAACCCGGCTCGTCCGCTGGTGGCGATTGTTGGTGGTTCAAAAGTTTCCAGCAAATTGAGCGTGCTCGAAGCCGTATCAAAAATTGCTGACACCCTGATCGTTGGTGGTGGTATTTCCAACACCTTCGTAGCCTCTGCCGGTAACGAAGTAGGCAACTCACTGTACGAAAAAGATTTGATCCCGGAAGCACAACGTCTGCGCGCTGCAACTGACGTAGTGTTTGCGACTGACGTACGTGTCACCAAAGAAGGTTTTAAAGCGTGGAACCACAACTCTGTTGCGGTCGCTAAAAAAGCCAACGAAATTCAGGCTGACGAAGAAATTATCGACTACGGCCCGGAAACCGCTGCACGCGTTGCTGACATTATCAAAAACGCCAAAACCATTCTGTGGAACGGCCCTTGCGGTGTCTTTGAATTCGATGCTTTCGCACAAGGCACTGAAACCATCTCCCGCGCCATTGCCGACTCGGAAGGTTTCTCGGTAGCTGGCGGCGGCGACACACTGGCAGCCATCGACAAATGGAACCTCGCTGACAAAATCTCCTACGTATCCACCGGCGGCGGCGCCTTCCTGGAATTCGTAGAAGGCAAAAAACTGCCAGCCGTTGCGATTCTGGAAGAGCGCGCTAAAGGCTGA
- a CDS encoding tryptophan halogenase family protein, which translates to MSQKIKKVVIAGGGTSGWCTAVALSNQLGILLDITLIESAEIGTVGVGEATFPTICSFHKILGIDEKDFLSATMGSIKLGISFENWARKGDRYIHPFGSFGKPNWMGDFYHYWLAAKARGYEGELDDLCFELQAAKAHKFAPTENPKLNYAYHFDASLYAKFLRKLSEEKGVTRVEGKITQVKQNADTGFIESVVLESGTSIEGDLFIDCTGFRGLLIEDTLNAGYEKWGQWLRNDSAVALQTEFSGDIPPYTRAIAHDSGWQWKIPLQHRQGTGHVYSSAYISDEDARNTLLQNLDGDIKAELRLLKFNTGRRKQSWVKNCVAVGLAGGFVEPLESTSIHLIQIGVLRLLQLFPFEGCNEPLIRRYNELARSEYEHVRDFIILHYKATERDDTPYWRDCRDMTIPDSLAEKIEFFKATGHVHHDADDVFRVTSWLQVMLGQRIEPQGYHHIPHTLTDERIFSGLNSMKANIAAAVEKLPSHANFLKTYCSMKKPAHHSSMLSGYTTVSSE; encoded by the coding sequence ATGTCTCAAAAAATAAAAAAAGTGGTAATCGCCGGCGGCGGAACATCAGGTTGGTGCACGGCAGTGGCGCTATCAAATCAGCTAGGTATCTTGTTAGATATCACACTCATCGAGTCAGCTGAAATAGGTACGGTAGGTGTAGGCGAAGCGACCTTTCCAACTATCTGCTCTTTCCACAAAATTCTCGGCATTGATGAGAAAGATTTTTTAAGTGCAACCATGGGTAGTATCAAGCTGGGCATTTCCTTTGAAAACTGGGCGCGCAAGGGTGATCGGTATATCCATCCGTTTGGATCATTCGGCAAGCCCAACTGGATGGGTGATTTCTATCATTACTGGCTGGCCGCTAAAGCCCGGGGTTATGAAGGCGAGCTTGATGACCTCTGCTTTGAGTTACAAGCTGCAAAAGCCCATAAATTTGCCCCCACCGAAAACCCGAAACTCAACTATGCCTACCATTTTGACGCTAGCCTTTACGCCAAATTTTTGCGCAAGCTTAGCGAAGAAAAAGGCGTAACGCGTGTTGAAGGGAAAATCACTCAGGTTAAACAAAATGCTGATACTGGCTTTATTGAATCTGTGGTGCTGGAGTCAGGTACCAGCATTGAAGGTGATTTGTTTATCGATTGCACCGGATTCCGCGGGCTGCTTATTGAAGACACATTAAACGCCGGATACGAAAAGTGGGGACAGTGGCTGCGCAATGACAGCGCTGTGGCGCTACAGACAGAATTTTCCGGTGACATTCCTCCTTATACCCGAGCGATTGCCCATGACAGTGGCTGGCAGTGGAAAATTCCGCTGCAACATCGCCAGGGTACGGGCCATGTTTATTCCAGCGCGTATATTTCCGATGAAGATGCAAGAAATACCTTGTTACAAAATTTGGATGGAGACATCAAAGCAGAGCTTCGATTGCTTAAATTCAACACCGGGCGCCGCAAGCAATCATGGGTAAAAAACTGTGTTGCTGTAGGTTTGGCGGGTGGATTTGTGGAGCCGCTAGAGTCAACCAGTATTCACTTGATTCAAATAGGAGTACTCAGATTACTGCAGCTATTCCCATTTGAAGGATGTAATGAGCCGTTGATTCGCCGTTACAATGAGCTAGCTCGTAGCGAGTACGAACATGTGCGAGATTTTATTATATTGCACTACAAAGCGACCGAGCGCGATGACACCCCCTACTGGCGCGACTGCCGCGATATGACCATACCGGATTCGCTTGCAGAGAAAATTGAGTTCTTCAAAGCAACCGGCCATGTGCACCATGACGCAGATGATGTTTTTAGAGTGACTTCATGGTTGCAGGTAATGTTAGGGCAACGTATAGAACCTCAAGGTTACCATCACATTCCACATACTTTAACTGATGAGAGAATTTTTTCCGGCCTCAACTCAATGAAAGCAAATATTGCTGCAGCCGTCGAAAAATTACCGTCACATGCAAATTTCCTCAAAACCTACTGTTCAATGAAAAAGCCCGCTCATCATTCATCTATGCTTTCAGGATATACAACCGTGAGCTCCGAATGA
- a CDS encoding outer membrane protein assembly factor BamE encodes MKIYPKIGVDTIKFGMSQKQVQAELGAPIGKETTAEEDIWEYANGVELAFEDDRLSSITLSDEQQLLNAKPIVGISEHVLQEQFPAFSLDEDYGSDGKSYYDEQLEIMAWVFDGKVFNVVVFPTYEQDE; translated from the coding sequence ATGAAAATTTATCCAAAAATCGGGGTTGATACGATTAAATTTGGCATGAGCCAAAAGCAGGTTCAGGCAGAACTGGGCGCTCCAATCGGCAAAGAAACGACCGCCGAGGAAGATATTTGGGAATATGCCAATGGCGTTGAGTTAGCATTTGAGGATGATCGGCTTTCTTCGATTACTTTGTCCGATGAACAGCAGTTGTTAAATGCCAAGCCCATTGTTGGTATTTCCGAACATGTACTACAAGAACAATTTCCTGCATTTTCACTCGATGAAGACTATGGCTCCGATGGTAAAAGTTATTACGATGAACAACTGGAAATAATGGCATGGGTGTTTGATGGCAAAGTGTTCAATGTGGTGGTGTTTCCCACTTACGAACAAGATGAGTAG
- a CDS encoding Sbal_3080 family lipoprotein, translated as MKIFFVLIISFLMTACAGPRYGGVAIPDEVKNKKIDVVIIRDKETREGFGKAIESWLRKNNYRYTVQPDGSRHDLKKITIEYVGHWKWDLALYLSEARIEAFNQGQRIGEATYKAPNTLNNNKFSNAEERIEFMMRVLFGQISPEEATRSI; from the coding sequence GTGAAAATATTTTTTGTGCTGATAATTAGCTTCCTGATGACTGCGTGTGCCGGCCCCAGATACGGCGGTGTTGCTATCCCCGATGAAGTAAAAAACAAAAAAATTGATGTGGTAATTATCCGGGATAAAGAAACCAGAGAAGGTTTTGGTAAGGCCATAGAAAGCTGGCTTAGAAAAAATAACTATCGTTACACAGTTCAGCCAGATGGTTCCCGACATGACTTGAAAAAGATAACAATCGAATACGTCGGTCATTGGAAGTGGGATTTGGCGCTCTATCTGAGCGAAGCAAGAATCGAGGCCTTTAACCAGGGTCAAAGAATTGGTGAAGCTACTTATAAGGCACCTAACACATTGAACAATAATAAATTTAGTAATGCTGAAGAGCGCATCGAGTTTATGATGCGAGTGCTGTTCGGGCAAATATCTCCTGAAGAGGCCACCAGGTCGATTTAG
- a CDS encoding DUF6998 domain-containing protein: MQIQDLTVTSFLQLQASITSELRSRGVVRTHNNPLGDYTEWLVARALNLKLQASSTAGYDGIGRDGLRVQIKGRRTTPNSSSRQLSAIRKYDEKDFDALVAVIYDEAFNIIDALLIPHGVIRDYAVYRAHVNAHILILKGAILKDPRVQCIKSKIVESML, translated from the coding sequence ATGCAAATTCAGGATTTAACTGTTACCAGTTTTTTGCAATTACAAGCATCCATTACTAGCGAGCTGCGATCACGCGGCGTTGTTCGAACGCATAATAATCCGTTGGGAGATTATACTGAGTGGCTTGTGGCAAGAGCTTTGAATCTTAAGCTGCAGGCCAGTTCAACGGCAGGGTATGACGGCATAGGTCGCGACGGGTTGCGGGTGCAGATAAAGGGGCGGCGAACCACGCCCAATAGCTCATCGCGCCAGTTAAGTGCCATAAGAAAATATGATGAAAAGGATTTTGATGCGCTGGTTGCGGTAATCTATGATGAAGCTTTCAACATCATCGATGCGTTACTGATCCCGCATGGGGTAATTCGCGACTATGCAGTTTATCGCGCCCATGTAAATGCCCATATTCTTATTCTTAAGGGGGCAATTCTAAAAGACCCGAGAGTGCAATGCATTAAATCCAAAATTGTAGAATCGATGCTTTAG
- a CDS encoding Dabb family protein: MIRHILFIKFKPSVVAAQIDEVKVLFESMAKIAGVDAVEWGVNDSPEGLDKGYTHIVLMTFADEASRQAYLPHPDHEALKQVFVPLLDDIIVLDYSL; encoded by the coding sequence ATGATTCGCCATATTCTTTTTATAAAATTCAAACCTTCTGTCGTGGCAGCGCAAATTGACGAAGTAAAAGTGCTGTTTGAATCGATGGCGAAGATTGCCGGTGTTGATGCGGTGGAGTGGGGCGTTAATGACAGCCCGGAAGGTTTGGACAAGGGCTACACGCATATCGTGTTGATGACCTTTGCCGACGAGGCCAGCCGTCAGGCGTATTTGCCGCATCCGGATCATGAAGCGTTAAAGCAGGTTTTTGTGCCTTTGCTGGATGACATCATTGTTCTGGATTACTCCCTGTAA
- a CDS encoding DUF1090 domain-containing protein — protein MITRLAVGSLFLLLTLQVSASPACSHLKGCERKFCEIEQELGVAKAAGNNNKAKGLTRSLENAKASCTDKKIRENLLMDIEETRSDIADYESDIREAEEDGKLEKITKYKRKIAGKETELKLLEDELTELDK, from the coding sequence ATGATTACCCGACTCGCCGTTGGATCGTTATTTTTGCTGCTTACTCTGCAAGTCTCTGCTTCCCCGGCCTGCAGCCACCTCAAAGGCTGTGAGCGAAAGTTTTGTGAAATCGAACAGGAGCTTGGGGTCGCTAAAGCGGCAGGTAATAACAATAAAGCAAAAGGTCTTACCCGATCTCTGGAAAACGCAAAGGCCAGCTGCACCGATAAGAAAATCCGTGAAAACTTGCTCATGGATATTGAAGAAACCCGCTCGGATATTGCCGATTATGAATCAGATATCCGTGAAGCGGAAGAAGATGGCAAGCTGGAAAAAATTACCAAATACAAACGCAAAATTGCCGGCAAGGAAACCGAACTGAAACTGCTCGAGGATGAGTTAACCGAACTGGATAAGTAA
- a CDS encoding LysE family translocator: MLGVVDYPAFVIAFVLLLALPGPGNLAIFVATGRAKLRGGLAATLGIILGDQVLFWTAVAGLAAILATTPGILLVVQVLGAAYLIWLGVQMCRSSGAALPMLQLKPGGYCWQAFLITLLNPKAIMFYMAFLPLFIDREYHQGLITFTFMAANVAVLTLLYGLIVSLLVLRFSSAVSARPAVRKTLECGAGMLLIGFGLQLLLSRL; encoded by the coding sequence GTGTTGGGTGTGGTGGATTATCCTGCGTTTGTTATCGCATTTGTGTTACTGCTTGCACTGCCGGGGCCGGGCAATCTGGCTATTTTTGTTGCCACGGGCCGGGCGAAGTTGCGCGGGGGGCTTGCCGCTACGCTCGGAATTATTCTCGGTGATCAGGTGTTGTTCTGGACCGCCGTGGCGGGGTTGGCGGCTATTCTGGCAACCACGCCGGGTATATTGCTGGTGGTTCAGGTACTGGGCGCGGCTTACCTGATATGGCTGGGTGTGCAAATGTGCCGCAGTAGCGGTGCCGCTTTACCGATGCTTCAACTCAAGCCCGGTGGGTACTGCTGGCAGGCATTCTTAATTACCTTGTTAAACCCGAAAGCCATCATGTTTTATATGGCATTTTTGCCACTGTTTATTGACCGCGAATATCATCAGGGATTGATCACCTTTACCTTTATGGCTGCCAATGTGGCCGTGTTAACCCTGTTGTACGGATTGATCGTGAGTTTGCTGGTGCTGCGTTTTTCTTCGGCCGTGAGCGCTCGGCCTGCGGTCAGAAAAACATTGGAATGCGGTGCAGGAATGTTGCTGATTGGTTTCGGTTTGCAGTTATTGTTATCCAGGCTTTGA
- a CDS encoding O-acetylhomoserine aminocarboxypropyltransferase/cysteine synthase family protein, with product MSDTWKFETRSVHSGYTPDPVTKSVAVPIYQTVAYAFDSAQHGADLFDLKVAGNIYTRIMNPTNDVLEKRLAALEGGIAALALASGQAAVTYSILTIAEAGDNIISSTALYGGTYNLFAHTLPQYGINTRFADHLNPESFEPLIDEKTKAIFVESLGNPQGNVTDIARVAEIAHRHGIPLIVDNTVATPYLLRPFEHGADIVVHSLTKYLGGHGNSVGGAIIDSGKFPWAEHKERFKRLNEPDVSYHGVVYTEALGPAAYIGRARVVPLRNTGAALSPFNAFLILQGIETLALRLERINDNTLKIAQFLQQHPKVKKVNYAGLPDNPYHELAQKYLGGKASGLLTFNLKADDGREAGARFLDALQLFTRLVNIGDAKSLATHPASTTHRQLSPEELEKAGVGADTVRLSVGIEHIDDLLADLEQALAAV from the coding sequence ATGTCTGATACATGGAAATTTGAAACCCGATCCGTTCACTCCGGTTATACACCCGACCCGGTTACCAAATCGGTAGCAGTGCCAATTTACCAAACGGTGGCCTACGCTTTTGACAGCGCGCAACACGGTGCTGATTTATTTGATTTGAAAGTAGCGGGCAATATTTACACCCGCATTATGAATCCCACTAACGATGTGCTGGAAAAACGTCTTGCCGCATTGGAAGGCGGTATTGCAGCACTGGCGCTGGCATCCGGCCAGGCTGCGGTGACTTATTCGATACTGACCATTGCCGAAGCGGGCGATAACATTATTTCTTCCACGGCACTTTACGGCGGCACCTACAATTTATTTGCCCACACACTGCCACAGTACGGTATTAACACGCGCTTTGCGGATCACTTGAATCCGGAGAGTTTTGAACCGCTCATCGACGAAAAAACCAAAGCCATTTTTGTAGAGTCACTGGGCAACCCGCAAGGCAATGTGACCGATATTGCGCGCGTGGCAGAAATTGCCCACCGCCACGGTATTCCACTGATTGTGGACAACACCGTCGCCACGCCTTATTTGTTGCGTCCGTTCGAACACGGTGCAGATATCGTGGTGCATTCGCTGACCAAATACCTCGGCGGCCATGGCAATAGCGTAGGCGGCGCGATTATTGATTCCGGAAAATTCCCCTGGGCAGAACACAAAGAACGTTTCAAGCGTTTAAATGAACCGGATGTGAGCTATCACGGCGTGGTGTATACCGAAGCGCTGGGCCCTGCGGCTTATATTGGTCGCGCCCGGGTTGTGCCTTTACGCAACACCGGTGCTGCACTCTCGCCATTTAATGCCTTTTTAATTTTGCAAGGCATTGAAACGCTGGCGCTGCGCCTTGAGCGCATTAATGACAATACCCTGAAAATTGCCCAATTTTTACAGCAGCACCCGAAAGTTAAAAAGGTGAACTATGCGGGATTGCCCGATAACCCTTACCATGAGCTTGCGCAAAAATATCTGGGCGGCAAAGCTTCCGGGCTTTTGACATTCAACCTGAAAGCAGACGATGGCCGCGAAGCCGGTGCGCGTTTTCTTGATGCACTGCAGTTATTTACGCGGCTGGTGAATATTGGCGATGCGAAATCTCTGGCTACGCATCCGGCTTCTACCACTCACCGTCAACTTTCACCGGAAGAATTGGAGAAAGCGGGTGTAGGTGCAGATACGGTGCGCTTGTCAGTAGGCATTGAACACATTGACGACTTGCTGGCCGATCTTGAACAAGCTTTGGCAGCGGTTTAA